Genomic window (Verrucomicrobiota bacterium):
CAGCAACAGCGCGCCCGCCGAGTACACGCCCACACCTTCGGCGCCCTGCGCCTTCCGGTTGCCGTGGTAGATCTCGAGCCAGCCGTCGGGCGTCCGGATCGGCGGCGCACCTGCGCCGATCCGCCCAGCCTCCCACGCGGCCGCCCCAGCGTGGATACACTCGTGCCGTCCCCAGTGAATGAGATCGGACGAGCGAGCGATCCACATCTCCGGTTTCGTGAACGGCGTTGCCGCGTTCGGTCGGTGCAGGGCGACGTACTCGCCGCCGATCCGCTCAGGAAACAGCACGACGTCCTTGTTTTCCGGGCAGAAGATGATCCCATGCCGTTCGAACTCGCGGAACTCCCTCGTCGAGGCAAGCGCCGTCGCCGCCCCGTGACGAGACACGGCGACGTACGTGATCCAGTACGTGTCCTCAATGCGCGTGATACGCGCATCCTCGACCCCGAACTCCTCGTACTCGCCCTGCGGGGCAAACCACGCGCCCGCCGAGTCAATCGTCCGGCCATCCGGACTGAACAGCACGCGCAGGTGCGACGTGAACGTGAGCCGCACGAGCCCATCGGCCTTGCGTTCGACGACGCGCGCATCGAGCGGCCTGAGCTCCACGTCGGGTACCCAGTCGATGACGATGCCCACCCCTGTCTCCCAGCGCGGCAACGCCGTGAAGCCCGCGCGCCGCTCCTTTGATCGCTCTGCTACACGTACCATAAGGACCACGCCGTCGCCGAATGCCGCCGCCCCCGGGTTGAATACCCCCACCACCTGAAGCCCATCCCGCGAGGGATCGAGACCCGATGGGCCGATCACACATGTCGTACGGAGTCGGCGCAGCATGCCTCCTAGCTCCTATGGGCCAACTCGTCGGCCACGAGCGCCGTCGCGAGCGACGTGCGCCCGTTCTCGTCAGTGATGGTCCGCCGGCGGCTTCGGTCGCCGATCCACGCGAGCTGGTCGGCCAGCATCGCGCGAAGCAACTCGCCGTAACGGTGCATCTTGTTTGTGTCCAGCCCCGCGCTGAGCTCGAGCATCTGGGAAACGTCGAGCACCTTGTGTCGCCCCCCGCACGGTCGATCCCTGGGCGAGTAGGCCGTTGTCACGTCGAGACGCGCGCCGGGGAACAGCTCGCAGAGCGTCCGCGTGTCTGCCTCGTCGGCGATCGCGCGCACGTGCACGCGCGTCGGCACCCAGCCATGGAGCGTCACGTCGCCTCGCTCGAACAGCAGCCGCAGCTCCTGCCGGTCCATGCGCGCCGCCTGCGTGAACCCGTGGTAGAAGTTGACGAGCTCCCCGGCGGCGTAGCGCACCGTGCACTGGACCTGTTCTTCGATGGCGGCGTTGCCGGGCCGCGTGGTCGCCTGCGCCGCGACGACCTCCCCCTTACCGAGCCACCCGGCGAACAAGTCGAAGAAATGAACCCCATGCTCGACGAAGATCCCGCCGCTCTTCGTCCGGTTCCAGAACCAATGCTCCGGCGGCAGGCCCTCGTCGGTGGCGTAGTTCTCGAAGAAACCGTGCAGCACGTCGCCGAGCGCCTTGGACTCGACCAACCGACGCATGGCCTCGAACACCGGATTGTACCGCTGCATCAAGTTGGCGACGAGCAGCAGGTCGCGCCCTCGCGCCGCGGCGATCATTTCGTCGGCTTGATCGAGCGTGAGCGCCAGCGGCTTCTCGCAGATCACGTGCTTGCCCGCCTCGATCGCAAGCATTGCTTGGGCATGGTGCAGGAACGGCGGCGTGGCGATGTAGACGAGATCAACGTCCTGGCGCGCGACGAGCGCCTCGACCTCGACGATGTCCGGGATCCCGAACCGCCGGGCGGCCGCGCGCGCGGCCTCACGGTGCGTGCCAGCCATGGCGACGAGCCTCACGCCCGCCACCTGCGCGAAGTGCTGCAGCGCGAACAGCCCGAACCCGCCGCAGCCGACCACCCCCAGCCCGATCTCATGCTGACCCATCGTCGCCTCCCGTACCGAGTCCGGTGACCCGGCCGTTCGGCAGGCCGGCCGGGACAGGCGCGTGTCGAGACGCTGTCGTCTCGTCCAGAGGCCAGGTCAGGTCGCCAGCCCGCAGATCTGGTCCACGAGCTTCGAGACGGCCTCGACCTTGTCGATCTCGCCGACCTGCGAAATCTCGTCTGAGATCCCCAGAATAAGCTTCGGGGCGAACATGTCAATCGCCTTGCGCGCGAAGTCGAGCAGTGCGTTGACCGGGTAGCCCGGCAGAAAGTCGATCGCCGGCAACAGGTCCAGCACGACCATCTCGTCGCCGACGGCTGTCTTGATCTGCTCGAGCGTCATGTCGCCCATTGGCGCCGGCGTGAGCGCCTCGAGGCCGTCGAGACGCGTCTCGCGCGCGAATGGCAGCATCGTCAGCGAATGGCCGTCCCAGTGGCTGTGCACGAAGCGGCCCGCCGCGTGGAGCCGGTCGCTGATCCGCTGCCAACGTGGAAGGAGGT
Coding sequences:
- a CDS encoding glycoside hydrolase family 130 protein; this translates as MLRRLRTTCVIGPSGLDPSRDGLQVVGVFNPGAAAFGDGVVLMVRVAERSKERRAGFTALPRWETGVGIVIDWVPDVELRPLDARVVERKADGLVRLTFTSHLRVLFSPDGRTIDSAGAWFAPQGEYEEFGVEDARITRIEDTYWITYVAVSRHGAATALASTREFREFERHGIIFCPENKDVVLFPERIGGEYVALHRPNAATPFTKPEMWIARSSDLIHWGRHECIHAGAAAWEAGRIGAGAPPIRTPDGWLEIYHGNRKAQGAEGVGVYSAGALLLSLDDPRHVVARAREPIMEPELDFERDGFVSNVVFPTGIVARGETYQIFYGAADRSVGLLEVARHELLKTLLRTTDS
- a CDS encoding Gfo/Idh/MocA family oxidoreductase; the protein is MGQHEIGLGVVGCGGFGLFALQHFAQVAGVRLVAMAGTHREAARAAARRFGIPDIVEVEALVARQDVDLVYIATPPFLHHAQAMLAIEAGKHVICEKPLALTLDQADEMIAAARGRDLLLVANLMQRYNPVFEAMRRLVESKALGDVLHGFFENYATDEGLPPEHWFWNRTKSGGIFVEHGVHFFDLFAGWLGKGEVVAAQATTRPGNAAIEEQVQCTVRYAAGELVNFYHGFTQAARMDRQELRLLFERGDVTLHGWVPTRVHVRAIADEADTRTLCELFPGARLDVTTAYSPRDRPCGGRHKVLDVSQMLELSAGLDTNKMHRYGELLRAMLADQLAWIGDRSRRRTITDENGRTSLATALVADELAHRS